TTGAATCGCTCACTACTCTGAAATTCTCTTCTATGGCCGGCTGAATGGCTTTCCACTGATCGTAGCGCAAATTGTCAATAACCACCATGAGCACTTTTTCACCTTTCCCAAGCAGCGGAAAGACGGACTTTTGCATTACGTTGTGCGACAGCAATGGTGGATTGTTTTTGTCGCTGAGCCAATCACGGTAGTTTCGTATAAATGCTTTTGAAAAGACTTTATTGGCCTCTTCTTTTTGAGTTCTGAGAATCTGCAACATGCTTTCATCACCCGACTCCTGCAATTCCAGCTCCCAATAAATGAGTTTCCGATATAACGATGACCATTCTTCAAATGTCAGATTGGGCGAAATTTCCATCCCAAGTTTTGTAAACTCGCGCTGATATGAACCGGTGGTTTTTTCATTAATAAGCCGGCGGTCCTCCAGATTTTTCTTAAGCGTAAGTAGTATCTGATTTGGATTTACGGGTTTGATGAGATAATCGGCAATCTTGCTCCCGATGGCCTCCTCCATGATGGCTTCTTCTTCGCTTTTTGTAATCATTACCACCGGAATATTGGGCTTCAGATTTTTTATGTGCGTCAGGGTCTCAAGTCCGCTTAAGCCAGGCATGTTTTCATCAAGAAAAATAATATCGAAATCTTCGGATTTGATCATGTCAATCGCATCATTTCCGTTAGAAACTGGAGACAGCTCATATCCTTTCTGCTCCAGAAAAAGAATATGCGGTTTCAGTATTTCAATTTCATCATCAACCCAGAGGATTTTGCTTTTTGTATTCATGTTACTTTACTTTTCTGGTTATTCATTACATTTGTCTGTTTTTGACAAGGTGGTTTGTCAACGAGCAAAATCATTTTCAAAGATACAAAAAATATTGAAAAATTATTGAATCGTCAAGCAATGGCTGTAAACAAACGCAAGATACTCAACGACCCGGTGCATGGTTTTATTACGATTCCCGATGAATTAATTTTCGGGCTCATGAATCATCCTTGTTTTCAGCGGCTCACGCGCATCCGTCAACTCGGGCTCACTTATCTGGTATATCCCGGAGCCCTGCATACTCGTTTTAATCATGCCATTGGCGCCATGCACCTCATGGATGAAGCCATTGAAATACTGAAGCAAAAAGGTTTTGAAATCACTCCCGATGAAAAGCAGGCGGCGCTGGTGGCCATTTTGCTGCACGATGTGGGTCATGGCCCGTTTTCGCATGCGTTGGAGCACTCACTCATTCATAATGTTTCGCATGAAGATATTTCACTGAAACTGATGGAAAAGCTTGATGCGGATATGAACGGGCAGCTCAGAATGGCCATCCGGATTTTTAAGGGAACGTATAAAAAGAAATTTTTGCATCAGCTTGTGTCTAGTCAGCTTGATGTTGACCGGCTCGATTATCTGTCGCGAGACAGTTTTTTTACGGGTGTTTCAGAAGGTGTTGTTGGCACTGAACGAATTCTGAAAATGATGACTATCGCTGGTGATGATCTGGCAGTTGAAGAAAAGGGCATTTATTCTGTTGAGCGATTTATTATTTCACGCAGGTTAATGTATTGGCAAGTCTATTTTCATAAAACAGTTGTTGCTGCTGAACAAATGCTGATCGGTGTTTTAAAGCGGGCACATGAACTGGCTCTCAATGGCGTAAAAGTTTTTGCTCCGCCGGCTCTTGCTTTTTTTCTGGAAAACAACAACAATCGCACAAACCTGAACGCATCAACGCTGGATAATTTTATCGACATCGACGACAGCGATGTGTTATCGTCGCTTAAAGTTTGGCAACATCACAACGACCCGGTGCTGAGCCGCTTGTCGGCAAATCTGCTGAGTCGCAGACTCCTTCGCGTTGTAATAGATTCTAAGCCGATCAGTAAGAAAAACGAGGATGAATTACTGAAAAAAATCTCAGGCACTTACAATATTTCAAAGGATGAAGCCCGCTATTTTCTAAGCTATGGCGAAATCGAAAACAATGCTTATGCGCCGGGCATTGATAAAATATGGATCGCATACAAAGACGGAACGCGCAAAGATGTGGCCGAAGCCTCTGATCAGCTGAGCCAGGGTGCAATTTCGAAAACCGTGGTGAAATATTTCCTGTGCTATCCGAAAGAAATCATGTAGAGTAGTCAGTGGCCAATAGTCAGTAGCCAGTAGTCTGTAAATTTTCACTTACAACTGACCACCAACAACTGACCACTTTGAATGATATTAGTCATAAACGATGACATGATGTGCTTTACGTAATGTATCTTTGTACCACTAAAATTCAAATACAATGGACGCAATAAAAATGATACAGGAACGTCGCTCAGTCAATAATTTTGACCCGACACGAAAATTAGACAACGAAACGCTGAAAAAAATTGTAGATCTGGCTGTTCATGCACCTTCTGCCTATAATCTTCAACCATGGAGAATAATTGTTGTTCAAAGCGATGAAGCCAAGGAAAAATTCTGGAACCTCGCATATAAACAACCAAAAATAAAAGATGCTGCAGTAAATCTGCTCATTGTAGGCAACAAAAACGGATGGGACAAAGAAAATCCTGTCTGGGATGAAATGCTTAAGACCGTAGGTGGAAATGTAGAAGCGGTTGAAGGCGCCCAAAAAGGAACGGCATATTCGTATGGTTCTACCGAGGAACGCCGCATTGCCTTTGCTCAGGCCAACGCAGGACTGCTTTCGATGAGCATAATGTATGCTGCCAGCACCCTGGGCATCGATTCTCATCCTATGAACGGATATGATTACGATGGTGTTCACAAGGAATTCGGTCTGGCCGAACACGAAATGCCTGTCATGAATATTTGCCTAGGTTTCTTCGATCAAAGCAAAACGCTTAATCCGCGCCGTCCCCGAAGAGGATTTGAAGAGATCACTAAAGTTTTCTAAGACACTTATGCCGAAAATTTATTAAGTTGCATTGCAGTAATTGATTGAAAATCTAAGCAATTAATTGCTGTTGCTTTGTCACATACAGAATACAACCAGTTTCTACCCGCCATTTCCTCAACTAAATTAATTATATTAATTTAGCACTCTATTTCTGACACATATGATGGAATTCACCGCAGCACAGGTCGCATCTTTCATCGGGGGGAATGTTGATGGAGACGCCGCCGCGAAACTCAGCAATTTTGCGAAAATTGAACAAGGCAAAGCCGGAGATCTTTGCTTTCTGTCCAACATGGTTTATGAGCATTATATCTACACAACCGAAGCATCCGCTGTAATTGTGGCAGAGGATTTTGTTCCGTCTGCAAAAGTGAGTGCTGCTCTTATCCGGGTTAAAAATCCGTACGAAGCATTTGCAAAACTAATGACACTGGCCGAAGCGCAGAAACCGAAAAACAAAGGCGTGGCGGAACTGGCTTTTGTAGCCGCCGGCGTGCATGTTCCCGAATCGTGTTTTGTGGGTGAGTTTTCTGTAATACAAGCTGGTTCTGCGATTGGAGAAAACACACAGATTCATCCTCAGGTTTTTATCGGCGAAAATGTTAAGATCGGAAGCGATGTTATTTTGTATCCCGGGGTAAAGATCATGCATGATTGTGTGATCGGAGATCGGGTTATTCTTAACCCGGGCGTAGTTGTAGGCACTGACGGATTTGGATTTGCGCCCGATGCCAATGGCCATTTCAGCAAGATTCCACAATTGGGAAATGTAATTATTGAAGACGATGTTGAAGTAGGTGCCAATACTACGATAGACAGAGCAACGATGGGCTCGACACGCGTTGGTAAAGGGACTAAGCTGGATAATCTGATTATGATTGCTCACAATTGTGAGATTGGGGAGCACAATGTTTTTGCTGCGCAGGCAGGCGTTGCCGGATCGACCAAAATTGGAGACCATAACCAGGTTGGAGGTCAGGTTGGTTTTGCCGGACATCTGAAGATTGGCAGCTATTGCCGGTTTGCGGCACAATCGGGCATTATGGATAGTCTCGATGATCATTCATCGGTCATGGGAGCACCCGCTGTTTCTGCCACACGTTTCTTCAAGATTTATTCTATATTTAAGAAGCTGGACGAGATAGCTTTCAGGGTCAATGCCCTTGAGAAGAAATAAATTTCTTACTTTTGCCTGATTATAATTCAATGAGCAGACAAAAGACCATACGAGAGCCGATTGAAATCCAGGGGAAGGGGATTCACACAGGATGCATGACCACCATGCGTTTTTTACCGGCACCTCCCAATCACGGTTATTCATTTTGCAGGGTGGATTTACCCGGGAAACCCATTGTGCGTGCGCTTGCACAGAATGTGTTTGATACGAGCCGGGGCACGTCCATACGCGAAGGTGAAGCTATCGTAAGAACAGTCGAGCATGTACTTGCTGCTGTCCTTGGTTGCGATCTTGACAATATTCTGATTGAGATCAACAGTGAAGAAACACCGATACTTGACGGCAGTTCGGCGCCATTCACCAACATTCTCCAGAAAGCAGGAATTGTAGAACAGGACGCCATTCGCATCGTGTATAACCTTCAGAAAAAAGTGTATCTGAAAGACAATGACAAGGATGTTGAAATGTGGCTGGTTCCTGACGAAGGCTATCGTATATCGACAATGGTTGATTACAACAGCAAAGTATTGTCGTCACAGAATGCACTGCTGAAAAGCATTTCCGATTTCAATGCTGAATTTTCCAAAGCCAGAACTTTTGTTTTTCTGTCCGAAGTTGAAATGTTGCTGCAGCGAAAACTGATTCAGGGCGGCGACATAAAAAATGCAGTTGTGTTTGTCGATCGCATGCTATCGCAGGAAGAGCTGGATCATCTTGCTACGGTGTTCAATCAACCAAAAGTGAATGTGCTTAAGGAAGGCGTGCTGAATAACATCGAACTTAATTACACAAATGAACCCGCACGTCATAAAACGCTTGATGTGTTCGGTGATTTATGTCTGGTCGGATGCCGTTTTTCGGGGCATGTGATTGCCAATAAACCTGGCCACAAGACCAATGTGGAGTTTGCAAAAATGATTCAGAATCAAATACAGAAGACCTATGGAATTGAAATTGCCTGAATTTGACATTAATGCCAAACCTTTGTTTGACGTAGTGGAAGTTCAAAAGTTTTTGCCTCACAGGCCCCCGTTTTTATTTGTTGACAAAGTCATGATGATGACCGATCATAATATTATCGGAATCAAAAACGTGACCATGAACGAGCCCTTTTTTGTGGGCCATTTTCCTGGAGCTCCGGTGATGCCGGGCGTTATCCAGGTGGAAGCTATGGCGCAGGTAGGCGGCGTTCTGATGTTGAATACTGTTCCTGATCCTGAAAATTATCTTACTTTCTTTCTGACCATTGACGGTATTAAATTCCGCGACAAAGTGGTGCCGGGCGATACGATTGTTTTCTATCTGGAACTTATGAGCCCAATTCGCAGAGGGATTTGTGAGATGGCCGGAAACGGCTATGTTGCTGGCAAGCTGGTTCTCGAAGCCACTATGAAAGCGCTCATTAAAAGAAAGCCCGAAGCAGTTCAGGTATAGTTGGTTAATAATATTTTTTTAATAACGGAATAGTCTGAATAAAATCAGTTCTATTGGTGTGCAT
The Bacteroidetes bacterium GWF2_43_63 DNA segment above includes these coding regions:
- a CDS encoding UDP-3-O-(3-hydroxymyristoyl)glucosamine N-acyltransferase, which gives rise to MEFTAAQVASFIGGNVDGDAAAKLSNFAKIEQGKAGDLCFLSNMVYEHYIYTTEASAVIVAEDFVPSAKVSAALIRVKNPYEAFAKLMTLAEAQKPKNKGVAELAFVAAGVHVPESCFVGEFSVIQAGSAIGENTQIHPQVFIGENVKIGSDVILYPGVKIMHDCVIGDRVILNPGVVVGTDGFGFAPDANGHFSKIPQLGNVIIEDDVEVGANTTIDRATMGSTRVGKGTKLDNLIMIAHNCEIGEHNVFAAQAGVAGSTKIGDHNQVGGQVGFAGHLKIGSYCRFAAQSGIMDSLDDHSSVMGAPAVSATRFFKIYSIFKKLDEIAFRVNALEKK
- a CDS encoding phosphohydrolase, with translation MAVNKRKILNDPVHGFITIPDELIFGLMNHPCFQRLTRIRQLGLTYLVYPGALHTRFNHAIGAMHLMDEAIEILKQKGFEITPDEKQAALVAILLHDVGHGPFSHALEHSLIHNVSHEDISLKLMEKLDADMNGQLRMAIRIFKGTYKKKFLHQLVSSQLDVDRLDYLSRDSFFTGVSEGVVGTERILKMMTIAGDDLAVEEKGIYSVERFIISRRLMYWQVYFHKTVVAAEQMLIGVLKRAHELALNGVKVFAPPALAFFLENNNNRTNLNASTLDNFIDIDDSDVLSSLKVWQHHNDPVLSRLSANLLSRRLLRVVIDSKPISKKNEDELLKKISGTYNISKDEARYFLSYGEIENNAYAPGIDKIWIAYKDGTRKDVAEASDQLSQGAISKTVVKYFLCYPKEIM
- a CDS encoding two-component system response regulator, with translation MNTKSKILWVDDEIEILKPHILFLEQKGYELSPVSNGNDAIDMIKSEDFDIIFLDENMPGLSGLETLTHIKNLKPNIPVVMITKSEEEAIMEEAIGSKIADYLIKPVNPNQILLTLKKNLEDRRLINEKTTGSYQREFTKLGMEISPNLTFEEWSSLYRKLIYWELELQESGDESMLQILRTQKEEANKVFSKAFIRNYRDWLSDKNNPPLLSHNVMQKSVFPLLGKGEKVLMVVIDNLRYDQWKAIQPAIEENFRVVSDSMYCSILPTSTQYARNSLFSGLMPTEIQKKFPKLWVEEDDDENSKNQFESELLDELLKRLGLNIKHNFAKILNLRAGRKYVETFSNIASNQLNVLVYNFVDMLSHSKTNMEIIKELANDEAAYRSITSSWFDHSPLAEVFELAAKNNFKIILTTDHGSIRVKNPVKIYGDRETNANIRFKYGKNINSDGKNVFEVKNPADIYLPRPNVSTSYMFCISADYFVYPNNYNYYVNFFADTFQHGGISLEENLIPLITLSPK
- a CDS encoding nitroreductase, with the translated sequence MDAIKMIQERRSVNNFDPTRKLDNETLKKIVDLAVHAPSAYNLQPWRIIVVQSDEAKEKFWNLAYKQPKIKDAAVNLLIVGNKNGWDKENPVWDEMLKTVGGNVEAVEGAQKGTAYSYGSTEERRIAFAQANAGLLSMSIMYAASTLGIDSHPMNGYDYDGVHKEFGLAEHEMPVMNICLGFFDQSKTLNPRRPRRGFEEITKVF